In Candidatus Chlorohelix allophototropha, one DNA window encodes the following:
- a CDS encoding protein kinase domain-containing protein: protein MSKDSMQNNETPATLLGGRYRLVRSLGNGSFGEVFQADDTKFSPPRVVAIKILKRQFVADPQIRNSIKVEAGILAQLHHPNILRVSDFEASDSICYIVTDLAEGGTLSAKLHPALGGSSCPLPLSEVANLLTKIAAALDSAHQKGLIHRDLKPANILLDIAGQPLIADFGLAAFLSGSASQVQSASSGTPLYMAPEQWNGKAGKSSDIYALGIITYQLITGQPPFQGNQEALAHQHLSSPLPKISEHAPGLAYPPMLDEILAKATAKDPHTRPESASAFALQFRAALENRKVQQLSQEKPTTPLAQLAAEAKTQSRQTEQVSSITPDKSPNGGKDSKRNGSPRLSGNAGGKPLFRRPITWISGVSFLVVSTIISLLVVNLFSPKVTIINNTTIININSPVLAISYSPDGKTIATASQDGVIRLVNVANGSVSLALQGQPGSASTVAISPDGQKLASGGVDSIVRIWRIADGTLLNEFKGHSAEVTSVAFSFDSLQVLSGSLDNAVNVWDLKNNNKIATLTTHSAPIKSVAFSPISKTFASASADKTVKIWKLNADNSGVLELNTIKDFQAEINAVEFSPDGLELATGGKDNTIKLWDYTVPGGKSKIALEGQEGSVTSLAYRGDGKTIASGSSDKKVRVWDAGSGKLLLMVEGSTDSVTSVAFSPDGNTVASGSMDKTIRLAEIASAVKAITAPPIPTPVASCILDGEVKIGALLPFTGNQGMWGKFEQQGAEMAIEDINASGLLGSKVKLKLVVEEIPSPDSGTQVQLPAYQKLVNTEKVTMLIDHGFINQTNASSFQDAVMVVVADNNPGLGYYDGKLGQNIFNNKISQTYITNYVVEQTKKRLGYQKVAFFYNDAPNYKAYVQDFQAAFQSKGVSVVENVSFKQGETDFNAALARIKPQNPEEIFIVASVDETVAIMKEARQLGFPWSVRFITSDLWDNPDYGRKGGAVADGSIFANSWFYMNAQVTNPSFVQRYQSKFGNIPLDWAANSYAAIQLLANAMKTSGSCEVGAVREALLKTKNLDTVLGTFSFDDKRNPIYTPSLKVLTYNQSGPSDMGAMTVNWAENMP, encoded by the coding sequence ATGTCGAAAGATTCGATGCAGAATAACGAGACTCCCGCCACATTACTTGGAGGAAGGTATCGCTTAGTTCGTTCGCTGGGCAATGGAAGTTTTGGTGAGGTTTTTCAAGCGGATGATACAAAATTTAGCCCCCCTAGAGTGGTTGCAATTAAAATCCTCAAGCGGCAATTTGTGGCTGACCCTCAAATTCGCAATTCCATTAAAGTTGAAGCCGGCATTCTAGCGCAACTACATCACCCGAATATTCTGCGAGTGAGTGATTTCGAAGCTTCAGATAGTATTTGTTATATAGTTACCGATTTGGCGGAAGGAGGTACTCTCTCCGCAAAACTCCATCCTGCTCTTGGTGGCTCATCTTGCCCGCTTCCTTTGTCCGAGGTTGCCAATCTTCTAACCAAAATTGCGGCTGCTCTTGACAGCGCCCATCAAAAAGGGTTGATACACCGCGATCTTAAGCCCGCCAACATTCTTCTTGATATAGCAGGGCAACCGCTAATCGCAGATTTTGGTTTGGCTGCTTTCCTTTCCGGTTCAGCCTCGCAAGTACAATCAGCATCTAGTGGCACTCCCCTTTATATGGCTCCTGAACAGTGGAACGGAAAAGCTGGTAAATCTAGTGATATTTATGCACTTGGTATCATCACCTACCAACTTATAACCGGGCAACCCCCTTTTCAGGGAAATCAGGAAGCGCTGGCTCATCAGCATTTGAGCTCGCCGTTGCCTAAAATATCAGAACACGCTCCCGGTCTGGCTTATCCGCCTATGTTGGATGAGATACTGGCGAAGGCTACTGCCAAAGACCCACACACACGCCCTGAATCTGCCAGCGCCTTTGCTCTGCAATTTAGAGCTGCACTTGAAAATCGCAAGGTACAGCAACTTTCTCAGGAAAAGCCTACCACTCCTCTGGCTCAGTTAGCCGCTGAGGCAAAAACCCAAAGCCGGCAAACAGAGCAGGTTTCGTCTATTACGCCGGATAAATCTCCTAATGGTGGGAAGGATTCAAAGCGAAACGGTTCTCCTAGACTATCCGGTAACGCCGGGGGCAAACCATTATTTCGCCGCCCGATTACCTGGATAAGCGGGGTATCTTTTCTAGTAGTTTCAACAATTATCAGCCTTTTAGTGGTGAATTTATTCAGCCCAAAGGTAACGATAATAAACAATACGACTATTATTAACATTAATAGTCCGGTTCTGGCAATCAGTTACAGTCCAGACGGTAAAACTATCGCCACCGCTAGTCAGGACGGTGTAATCCGTTTAGTCAATGTGGCTAACGGGTCTGTTAGCCTTGCGCTACAAGGACAGCCCGGTAGCGCCAGCACTGTAGCTATTAGCCCAGACGGGCAAAAATTAGCCAGTGGTGGTGTGGATAGCATAGTGCGGATATGGCGTATAGCCGATGGTACGCTTTTAAATGAATTTAAGGGGCATTCCGCTGAAGTTACCTCGGTAGCTTTCAGCTTTGACAGCTTGCAGGTGTTAAGCGGTAGCTTAGATAATGCTGTTAATGTATGGGATCTTAAAAACAACAATAAAATAGCAACGCTCACCACTCATTCTGCGCCAATCAAATCTGTCGCATTCAGTCCTATCAGTAAAACATTTGCCAGCGCCAGTGCTGACAAGACTGTAAAAATCTGGAAACTTAACGCTGACAACAGCGGAGTGTTAGAACTGAATACTATCAAAGATTTCCAAGCTGAAATCAATGCGGTAGAGTTCAGCCCTGATGGGCTGGAACTGGCTACGGGTGGCAAAGATAACACCATCAAACTCTGGGATTACACTGTGCCGGGCGGTAAAAGCAAAATTGCGTTGGAAGGTCAGGAAGGTAGCGTAACTTCACTAGCATATCGCGGCGACGGCAAGACCATTGCTTCCGGTAGCAGCGATAAAAAGGTAAGGGTCTGGGATGCCGGAAGTGGTAAATTACTTTTGATGGTAGAAGGCAGTACCGATTCGGTTACTTCAGTAGCCTTCAGTCCTGATGGCAATACGGTTGCTTCCGGTAGTATGGATAAAACTATCAGGCTGGCGGAGATTGCCTCAGCCGTTAAGGCGATTACTGCGCCCCCCATACCCACTCCGGTTGCCTCTTGCATTTTGGATGGAGAGGTAAAAATTGGGGCATTGCTGCCATTTACCGGTAATCAAGGGATGTGGGGTAAGTTTGAACAGCAGGGTGCTGAAATGGCAATCGAAGATATCAATGCTTCCGGTTTGCTGGGTAGTAAGGTAAAACTAAAGCTAGTAGTTGAAGAAATCCCTTCACCTGATTCGGGGACGCAAGTCCAATTGCCCGCATACCAGAAATTGGTAAACACTGAGAAAGTAACTATGCTTATTGACCATGGGTTTATCAATCAAACAAATGCCAGTTCGTTTCAGGATGCGGTAATGGTTGTAGTGGCTGATAATAACCCTGGATTAGGTTACTACGATGGAAAACTTGGACAGAACATTTTTAACAATAAGATTTCCCAAACATATATTACCAATTATGTGGTTGAGCAAACCAAAAAACGGTTGGGTTATCAGAAAGTAGCATTTTTTTACAATGACGCCCCCAATTATAAAGCTTATGTTCAAGATTTTCAGGCTGCGTTTCAAAGCAAAGGGGTTAGTGTGGTTGAAAATGTGTCATTCAAGCAAGGGGAGACCGATTTCAACGCTGCACTCGCCCGAATAAAACCGCAAAACCCCGAGGAAATTTTCATTGTAGCTTCGGTTGATGAAACTGTTGCTATTATGAAGGAAGCGCGCCAACTAGGATTTCCTTGGTCGGTAAGATTTATAACCTCAGACTTGTGGGATAATCCCGATTATGGCAGGAAAGGAGGCGCTGTGGCAGATGGTTCAATTTTTGCCAACTCTTGGTTCTACATGAATGCACAGGTAACAAATCCTAGTTTTGTACAGCGTTACCAGAGCAAATTTGGTAATATACCACTTGACTGGGCAGCTAATTCTTACGCGGCTATACAATTACTGGCGAATGCAATGAAAACATCCGGTTCATGTGAAGTAGGCGCGGTTCGAGAAGCTTTGCTCAAAACCAAAAACCTTGATACTGTGCTTGGCACTTTCTCATTCGATGATAAACGCAACCCGATTTACACTCCCAGCTTGAAGGTGCTTACTTATAACCAATCTGGACCATCTGATATGGGGGCAATGACGGTTAATTGGGCTGAGAATATGCCTTAA
- a CDS encoding FHA domain-containing protein has translation MTDEILPRLVAENQQVYILKGTEIRIGRATDNNIVLDSGRCSRYHALIKFSGAMVSVRDLGSTHGTKVNGRDIKSDVFLNHGDRLEFANIIFRFEDPAPTEPRGPSSRSTVKIDYRTMKVTREKKGKAQSIQLNGNAWKLFEYLYNKAGNICTRLEIAQFLYEPELQDSQEYNNSIEQLIKFLRNKLDLKSDTAPCIVTIRGVGYRLDLY, from the coding sequence TTGACAGATGAGATATTGCCACGTTTGGTAGCAGAAAACCAGCAAGTCTATATCCTTAAAGGTACTGAAATAAGAATAGGTAGAGCGACTGACAATAATATTGTGCTAGACAGTGGGCGTTGTTCGCGCTATCACGCGCTTATTAAATTTTCTGGGGCAATGGTCAGTGTTCGTGATCTAGGTAGTACCCATGGCACCAAAGTTAATGGGAGGGATATAAAAAGTGATGTTTTTCTAAACCACGGTGACAGACTAGAATTTGCCAATATAATTTTCAGGTTTGAAGACCCCGCACCTACTGAACCTCGTGGTCCAAGTTCTCGTTCTACTGTGAAAATTGACTATCGAACGATGAAAGTAACCAGAGAGAAAAAGGGGAAAGCACAATCAATTCAATTAAATGGGAATGCTTGGAAACTATTTGAGTATCTTTACAATAAAGCCGGTAATATTTGCACTCGTCTTGAAATAGCTCAATTTCTCTATGAACCTGAGCTACAAGATAGTCAGGAATATAATAATAGTATAGAACAGTTGATTAAGTTTCTAAGAAACAAACTTGACTTAAAGTCTGATACTGCGCCTTGCATTGTCACGATAAGAGGAGTTGGTTATCGGCTTGATTTATATTAA
- a CDS encoding FHA domain-containing protein: MTNNTKIVLSAYGRIIGEYLPDTASFTIGSDLTNNLVLNYPEVVSHHLKAVIEAENLTIEKLRAEAPLTINGTVREGTTIVKPGDRIQLGGVVSFFVTQRNSENIKPQEPDSPMLKTQFARKEAPRLKVTYFINNIEHTKEYILDKPRFRIGRSEDNDIVIPVSVISRWHADLSASGDTFFIRDLKSTNGLIYNGEHLDELLLKNEDILRIGDALGNIVTLSYLDYGKPIPSLETVFDISSELEVITIGRTPDNVVVLNFPQVSAHHAVITKGQNLAKIQDLGSTNGTFINDKKVTRKSVEIFPGDKLQIAGYRLTYNGKNLTQFDSSQIWLDGVALSKKAGSTRILLNNISVSIKPLELVALVGGSGAGKSTLMDALNGFRPADEGQVIINGEDYYVNFATYRNQLGYVPQDDIIHRELTVERALYYLAKLRLPPDTKKAEIKVRIEEVLKDVELTSSRNVEITRLSGGQRKRASIAAELIARPVLFFLDEPTSGLDPGLDKKLMFLLRRLADAGRTVVLVTHATANINVCDKVAFLGKGGRLCYFGPPAEALKFFEVNEFADIYSKLEATENNPAEWEDKFRRSADYQTYIAKPQSRLNLKPNTTAIPTIAKQKPFRQFSLLALRYIELLFRDRVNLLVLLLQAPIIGLILAMVGGQNIWNIGSSPADGQRILFMLSIAGVWLGTNNSAREITKENAIYLRERMVNLGVVPYILSKVIVLAILSLVQTLMLVGIVLLIVGVPPHGVFFSAFFELCLGVFLTTLGGVGMGLFISTIASNTDKAISIVPVILIPQIILAGVIFDLNGPSKALSYATVSRWSLEALGTSADLNQLYFSQPTMGISVPCESDKGYDPRNYSTNPCEINSRGEHGTREGQLLLRLVMLGTLFVVFLGLAIFFQKRKDRRWQRR; this comes from the coding sequence ATGACCAACAATACCAAAATAGTATTAAGCGCTTACGGTAGAATAATCGGTGAATATTTACCCGATACAGCCTCTTTCACAATAGGAAGCGATTTAACTAATAACCTTGTTCTAAATTATCCAGAGGTGGTTTCTCATCATTTAAAAGCGGTTATTGAAGCAGAAAATTTAACTATAGAAAAATTGCGGGCGGAAGCTCCCTTAACAATTAATGGAACAGTCCGAGAGGGGACGACTATAGTTAAACCCGGTGATAGAATACAATTAGGGGGAGTTGTATCATTTTTTGTAACTCAACGGAATTCGGAGAACATTAAGCCTCAAGAACCAGATAGCCCTATGCTTAAAACCCAATTTGCGCGGAAAGAAGCACCTCGCTTAAAAGTCACTTACTTTATTAATAACATTGAACATACCAAAGAATATATCCTAGATAAACCGAGATTCCGAATTGGACGCTCGGAAGACAATGATATTGTCATTCCTGTATCTGTAATTTCACGTTGGCATGCCGATTTATCCGCCAGTGGTGATACATTTTTTATCCGAGATCTTAAATCTACAAACGGCTTGATTTATAACGGTGAGCATTTAGACGAGCTACTTCTAAAAAATGAAGACATATTGAGAATCGGAGATGCACTGGGAAATATTGTAACTCTTAGCTACCTTGATTACGGTAAACCCATTCCAAGCTTGGAAACGGTCTTTGATATAAGCTCAGAACTTGAAGTAATTACTATTGGACGAACGCCAGATAATGTGGTGGTGTTGAACTTTCCGCAGGTTTCGGCACACCATGCGGTCATTACTAAGGGGCAAAATCTAGCTAAAATTCAGGACCTTGGCAGCACAAACGGTACATTTATTAATGATAAAAAGGTCACCAGAAAATCGGTTGAAATTTTCCCCGGAGATAAGTTACAGATTGCAGGCTATCGTTTAACTTATAATGGTAAGAATCTCACCCAGTTTGATTCCAGCCAGATATGGTTGGATGGCGTAGCGCTGAGCAAAAAAGCCGGAAGCACCCGAATATTACTCAACAACATTTCGGTTTCAATAAAACCACTTGAGTTGGTGGCGCTGGTAGGTGGTAGTGGTGCCGGTAAATCAACATTAATGGATGCCTTGAATGGCTTTCGCCCGGCAGATGAGGGGCAGGTAATAATAAATGGTGAGGACTATTATGTTAATTTCGCAACCTATCGCAATCAACTGGGCTATGTTCCACAAGATGATATTATCCATCGGGAATTAACGGTTGAAAGAGCTTTGTATTATCTTGCAAAATTACGACTGCCCCCCGATACAAAAAAAGCAGAAATTAAAGTCAGGATAGAAGAGGTTCTAAAAGACGTGGAGTTAACTTCCAGCCGAAACGTTGAGATTACTCGACTCTCCGGTGGGCAGCGAAAAAGAGCCTCTATTGCAGCAGAACTGATTGCGCGTCCGGTGTTGTTTTTTCTGGATGAACCTACCTCTGGGCTAGACCCCGGTCTTGACAAGAAATTAATGTTTTTGTTACGCAGACTGGCAGATGCAGGACGCACTGTGGTGCTGGTTACGCATGCCACTGCAAATATCAATGTATGTGATAAAGTTGCCTTTCTGGGTAAAGGCGGTAGACTTTGCTATTTTGGACCGCCGGCAGAAGCCTTGAAGTTTTTCGAGGTGAACGAATTTGCCGACATTTACAGTAAACTAGAGGCTACAGAAAATAACCCGGCAGAGTGGGAAGATAAATTCAGACGCTCTGCAGATTACCAAACATATATAGCCAAACCTCAGTCCCGGCTCAATTTAAAGCCAAATACCACGGCAATTCCGACTATAGCGAAACAAAAACCTTTTCGTCAGTTCAGTCTGCTTGCGTTGCGTTATATCGAATTGTTGTTCAGAGATAGAGTAAATCTGCTGGTATTATTATTACAGGCTCCGATAATTGGCTTAATTCTGGCGATGGTGGGTGGGCAAAATATCTGGAATATAGGTAGTTCTCCGGCAGATGGGCAACGAATTTTATTTATGCTCTCAATCGCCGGGGTGTGGCTTGGCACAAATAATTCGGCTCGCGAAATCACTAAAGAAAACGCTATATATTTGCGGGAACGGATGGTTAATCTGGGAGTTGTTCCATATATTTTATCCAAAGTCATAGTATTAGCTATCCTATCTCTTGTACAGACCTTAATGCTGGTGGGAATAGTGCTGCTAATTGTCGGAGTCCCACCGCATGGGGTGTTCTTCTCTGCTTTTTTTGAGCTATGCCTAGGAGTATTTCTGACAACGCTTGGTGGTGTCGGGATGGGCTTGTTTATATCGACTATTGCTTCAAATACCGATAAGGCGATAAGCATTGTACCTGTGATTCTTATCCCCCAAATTATACTTGCGGGGGTTATCTTCGACTTAAACGGACCAAGCAAAGCTTTAAGCTATGCAACGGTTAGCCGCTGGTCATTAGAGGCATTAGGTACAAGTGCAGACCTGAACCAACTTTATTTTTCCCAGCCCACAATGGGTATTTCTGTACCTTGCGAGTCGGATAAAGGATATGATCCGCGAAATTATTCCACCAACCCTTGTGAAATAAACTCAAGAGGTGAACATGGTACAAGAGAAGGACAGTTATTACTGCGCTTGGTGATGTTGGGGACACTATTTGTGGTTTTTCTTGGACTGGCTATATTCTTTCAAAAACGCAAAGATAGACGCTGGCAACGTCGCTAA
- a CDS encoding esterase/lipase family protein produces MKRNIYGAIFLLVFVVGLSGLISSQFILNNNISKQINPNNKVIVFVHGIRPPTDCASRDVKADIGAETFGEIKKELITKTGIEENRFFYYNYSFTPSNLFLEDCRDTWASLATHTEKLNSFISTIVLKNYPDADITFISHSLGGLLVANWLTATKSDYLKHLNSLITIDSPLRGASLAGICDNLAVSFLAPVCNDLKLGSSTIRQVEQLAPSITKIYNIRNMADAIVKPEEAYLDGAAGILDLNVSSYGNFTEHNVGLAHPEALKFIVSIVNDARKFPSFIFGRESALG; encoded by the coding sequence ATGAAAAGAAATATTTATGGCGCTATCTTTTTGTTAGTATTTGTGGTGGGCTTATCTGGGTTAATTTCTTCACAATTTATTCTGAACAATAATATTTCTAAACAAATTAATCCAAATAATAAAGTAATCGTTTTTGTACATGGAATTCGTCCTCCCACCGATTGCGCTTCACGAGATGTAAAAGCCGATATTGGTGCAGAAACATTTGGAGAAATTAAGAAAGAACTCATCACAAAAACCGGAATAGAAGAAAACCGTTTTTTCTATTACAACTATTCATTCACTCCCTCAAATCTTTTTTTAGAAGACTGTCGTGATACTTGGGCTTCGCTTGCTACCCATACTGAAAAGTTAAACAGCTTTATTTCCACCATCGTTCTAAAAAACTATCCTGATGCAGACATTACTTTTATTTCGCATTCGTTGGGCGGTTTATTAGTGGCTAATTGGCTTACAGCTACAAAGTCCGATTATCTTAAGCATTTAAATTCTTTGATTACAATTGATAGCCCTCTTCGTGGGGCTAGCTTAGCTGGAATCTGCGACAATTTAGCGGTTTCGTTTCTCGCGCCAGTTTGTAATGACCTCAAGTTGGGTAGTAGCACCATTCGTCAGGTAGAGCAGTTAGCCCCGTCTATCACAAAAATCTATAATATTCGAAATATGGCGGATGCAATTGTAAAGCCTGAAGAAGCTTATCTGGATGGCGCAGCCGGAATACTCGACCTTAATGTCAGCTCCTACGGCAATTTTACTGAGCATAACGTTGGGCTAGCACACCCCGAAGCTCTTAAATTTATCGTATCCATCGTAAACGATGCAAGAAAATTCCCCTCCTTTATCTTTGGTCGTGAAAGCGCGTTAGGTTAA
- a CDS encoding serine/threonine-protein kinase yields the protein MAERKPGDIILGKYEIKQRLGKGGGGVVYLAYEASLRRNVAIKELINSSDLRQSGQFEELNNRFEREAILNAQFTSYPVITIYGKEIDKDGNIFLVMELAPRGSLYDLLQNRQGKPMSLDEFYPLAYDILKAVKAIHAHPSGIVHRDVKPSNILLTDNGAKLADFGVAQLAEESSRSRILSKSHPGTPLYMSPEQEKDTGYLDNRSDLYSIGLVFYEMLTGERYKMKRVMPPSKLNSAVTPMLDYIIQHMIEQDRDKRYNTADDILADMEKAKRGAMPPEMTVPNPAPPTVVIPPVPSTSPKPTKKKGAPVVAILVGLVILIVAGVGAFFALSSNSGTSQAAVAATATSVPTTTIAEPTATVTPVPTATPQPTATVTPVPTATPQPTATPTVAPTVTPLPTATVAATTATTAAGTPTNPVSLPFEDNFKGGAKADWRPVNEQGNSKWAVDNGGYTLLSGGKGAVFIGDTSWENYSLKIKIWELPGELAQVSILVRYQDESNYLYLNLSGNSAQWISIKNGRPTLLNRDAKCYAFNAFGNCGYLSPLELNIVVQDTNIYAYSGTTEIAKFEATTDTKDLIPLKGYAGIRIDMKNNNKPPRIESVKISKV from the coding sequence ATGGCAGAGCGTAAACCAGGCGATATTATTCTTGGAAAATATGAGATCAAACAGCGCTTGGGTAAGGGGGGTGGGGGTGTAGTATATCTCGCCTATGAAGCATCTTTGCGTCGAAATGTAGCAATAAAAGAACTGATTAATTCCTCTGATCTTCGTCAAAGTGGACAATTCGAAGAACTTAATAACCGCTTCGAACGTGAAGCCATTCTGAACGCACAATTCACCAGTTATCCTGTCATTACAATTTATGGTAAAGAAATTGACAAGGATGGAAATATTTTTCTGGTTATGGAGTTAGCGCCCAGAGGTTCCCTTTATGACCTATTACAAAATCGGCAGGGTAAACCAATGTCTCTGGATGAATTTTACCCACTTGCTTACGATATTCTAAAAGCGGTCAAAGCGATTCACGCTCACCCATCCGGGATTGTACATCGGGATGTAAAGCCTTCAAACATTTTACTGACAGACAACGGCGCAAAGTTGGCGGATTTCGGAGTAGCCCAACTGGCGGAAGAATCATCGCGTAGCCGGATTCTATCAAAAAGCCATCCCGGTACGCCGCTCTATATGTCTCCAGAACAGGAAAAAGATACTGGTTATCTGGATAATCGCAGCGACCTGTATTCAATTGGTCTGGTTTTTTATGAGATGCTGACCGGGGAGCGCTATAAGATGAAGCGCGTAATGCCGCCTAGCAAGCTCAATAGCGCTGTTACCCCAATGCTAGATTACATTATCCAGCACATGATTGAGCAAGATCGAGATAAGCGCTACAACACTGCCGATGATATTCTTGCCGATATGGAAAAGGCAAAGCGTGGGGCGATGCCACCAGAAATGACCGTACCTAACCCCGCACCTCCAACTGTGGTGATACCTCCAGTGCCGTCAACCTCCCCGAAACCAACAAAGAAAAAGGGTGCGCCTGTAGTGGCGATTTTAGTCGGGTTGGTGATTTTGATTGTCGCAGGGGTGGGAGCATTCTTTGCTCTTTCCAGTAATTCAGGAACTTCACAGGCAGCAGTAGCTGCGACCGCTACTTCGGTTCCAACCACAACTATCGCTGAGCCGACTGCAACCGTGACTCCCGTCCCGACTGCTACTCCGCAGCCGACTGCAACCGTGACTCCTGTCCCGACTGCTACTCCGCAGCCGACTGCCACGCCTACAGTAGCGCCAACCGTAACCCCGTTACCAACCGCTACGGTAGCAGCCACAACGGCAACCACTGCTGCGGGAACCCCGACTAACCCTGTAAGTTTACCTTTTGAGGATAACTTTAAGGGTGGCGCAAAAGCCGACTGGAGACCTGTAAATGAGCAAGGTAACAGTAAGTGGGCAGTAGATAACGGAGGTTATACTCTCCTATCAGGTGGTAAAGGAGCAGTATTTATCGGTGACACAAGTTGGGAAAATTACAGCTTAAAAATAAAAATATGGGAGTTACCTGGGGAACTTGCTCAAGTATCTATTTTGGTGCGTTATCAGGATGAGAGTAATTACCTATATCTTAACTTAAGTGGTAATTCTGCTCAATGGATATCAATCAAAAATGGTCGCCCTACCCTCTTAAACCGGGATGCCAAATGTTATGCATTCAATGCCTTCGGTAATTGCGGCTATCTCAGTCCCCTTGAATTAAATATAGTAGTGCAAGATACAAACATTTATGCCTACAGTGGTACAACGGAAATAGCCAAGTTTGAAGCTACTACTGATACTAAAGATTTGATACCTCTCAAGGGTTATGCTGGTATTAGAATTGACATGAAAAATAATAATAAGCCACCCCGAATTGAGAGTGTAAAGATAAGCAAGGTTTAG
- a CDS encoding FHA domain-containing protein, protein MAEVDYPRLVAEDGEVHVLGAPSINLGRAPDNHIVLRSERCSRHHAVISFSNGRCYLRDLDSKNGTYLNGVLIKTSHMLADGDRITIGGLVFNFEDLMITRTDSLVIDRTVSLRSRILPDPNRLQVTIEREGRRETYTLNANQWKLFWLFYQKSSQVVTRDEISRAIYPVDNPNPDFYGGPIETHVSRLRKALAMDNDNTVPYIRAIRGMGYKLEC, encoded by the coding sequence ATGGCAGAAGTTGATTACCCCCGTCTAGTAGCAGAAGACGGTGAAGTACATGTGCTGGGTGCGCCTTCAATAAATTTGGGGCGCGCCCCCGATAATCATATTGTTTTGAGAAGTGAGCGTTGTTCGCGGCATCACGCCGTTATCTCTTTCAGCAATGGGCGTTGTTATCTGCGCGACCTTGATAGTAAGAACGGCACTTATTTGAACGGGGTATTGATAAAGACCAGCCATATGCTCGCAGATGGTGACCGGATAACTATCGGAGGGCTTGTCTTTAATTTTGAAGATTTGATGATCACCAGAACCGATAGCCTAGTAATAGACCGAACAGTGTCACTTCGTAGCCGCATCTTGCCCGATCCCAATCGCTTGCAAGTAACAATAGAGCGAGAGGGTCGGCGCGAGACTTATACTCTGAACGCTAATCAATGGAAACTTTTCTGGCTTTTCTATCAAAAATCCAGTCAAGTTGTGACAAGAGACGAAATTTCAAGAGCTATATATCCGGTCGATAACCCTAACCCAGATTTTTACGGCGGACCCATTGAAACGCATGTTTCGCGTTTGCGTAAAGCTCTAGCAATGGACAACGATAACACCGTACCCTATATCCGAGCGATTAGGGGTATGGGTTATAAACTGGAATGTTAG